In one Pelecanus crispus isolate bPelCri1 chromosome 12, bPelCri1.pri, whole genome shotgun sequence genomic region, the following are encoded:
- the POR gene encoding NADPH--cytochrome P450 reductase, which translates to MGVASMEPNISPPDNAAQQDSLFSMTDVFLISLITGLFTYWFFFRKKKEEVPDLPKIQSVAAPVRDSSFIEKMKKTGRNIVVFYGSQTGTAEEFANRLSKDAHRYGLRGMAADPEEYDLSDLSRLSEIDKSLAVFCMATYGEGDPTDNAQDFYDWLQEADTDLSGLRFAVFGLGNKTYEHFNAMGKYVDKRLEELGAQRIFELGLGDDDGNLEEDFITWREQFWPAVCEHFGVEATGEESSIRQYELVVHTDVNMNKVYTGEMGRLKSYENQKPPFDAKNPFLAQVTENRKLNEGGERHLMHLELDISNSKIRYESGDHVAVYPANDSSLVNQIGEILGTDLDTIMSLNNLDEESNKKHPFPCPTSYRTALTYYLDITNPPRTNVLYELAQYATDASEQERLRKMASSAAEGKALYLSWVVEARRNILAILQDMPSLRPPIDHLCELLPRLQARYYSIASSSKVHPNAIHICAVTVEYETKTGRLNKGVATNWLKSKVPNENGSNSLVPMYVRKSQFRLPFKPSTPVIMIGPGTGIAPFIGFIQERAWLKQQGKEVGETVLYYGCRHEREDYLYREELARFHQEGILTQLNVAFSRDQAEKVYVQHLLKKNKESIWKLVNEGNAHIYVCGDARNMARDVQNTFYEIVAEFGNMSQPQAMDYVKKLMTKGRYSLDVWS; encoded by the exons AGCAGCTCCAGTGAGAGACAGCAGCTTCATTGAGAAGATGAAGAAGACG ggGCGAAACATAGTGGTTTTCTATGGTTCACAAACAGGTACAGCAGAGGAGTTTGCCAATCGTCTCTCCAAAGACGCTCATCGCTATGGCCTCCGGGGCATGGCAGCGGATCCAGAGGAGTATGACTTG TCAGACCTGAGTCGCCTCTCTGAGATCGACAAGTCCTTAGCTGTGTTCTGCATGGCCACTTACGGCGAGGGTGATCCCACAGACAATGCCCAAGACTTCTATGActggctgcaggaggctgaCACTGACTTGTCAGGTCTCCGATTTGCA GTCTTTGGGCTGGGGAACAAGACTTATGAGCACTTCAATGCCATGGGAAAGTATGTGGACAAGAGACTGGAGGAGCTTGGAGCCCAACGCATCTTTGAACTTGGGCTGGGAGATGACGATGGCAA CTTGGAAGAAGACTTCATCACCTGGAGAGAGCAGTTCTGGCCAGCGGTGTGTGAGCACTTTGGGGTGGAGGCTACAGGAGAAGAGTCCAG catccGCCAGTATGAGCTGGTGGTGCACACAGATGTGAACATGAATAAAGTCTACACCGGTGAGATGGGTCGTCTCAAGAGCTATGAGAACCAGAAGCC ACCATTTGACGCCAAGAACCCCTTCCTGGCCCAGGTTACAGAGAACCGCAAGCTGAATGAGGGTGGAGAGCGACACCTTATGCACCTGGAGCTGGATATCTCCAATTCCAAAATCAG GTATGAGTCTGGGGACCATGTGGCAGTGTACCCAGCCAATGACTCTTCTCTGGTGAATCAGATTGGTGAGATCCTGGGCACGGATCTGGACACGATCATGTCCCTAAACAATTTGGACG aGGAATCCAATAAGAAAcatcccttcccctgccccacatccTACCGTACAGCCCTGACGTACTACCTGGACATCACCAACCCACCCCGCACCAATGTCCTCTACGAGCTGGCCCAGTATGCCACGGACGCTAGCGAGCAGGAGCGCCTCCGCAAAATGGCATCGTCTGCTGCCGAGGGGAAG GCTCTCTACCTCAGCTGGGTGGTGGAGGCCCGGAGGAACATCTTGGCCATCCTGCAGGACATGCCCTCGCTGCGCCCACCCATCGACCACTTGTGTGAGCTCCTGCCCCGCCTGCAGGCCCGCTACTACTCCATTGCCTCCTCCTCCAAG GTTCACCCCAATGCCATCCACATCTGTGCTGTGACGGTGGAGTACGAGACCAAGACAGGACGTCTGAACAAAGGGGTGGCCACCAACTGGCTCAAGAGCAAGGTGCCCAATGAGAATGGGAGCAACTCCCTGGTGCCCATGTATGTCAGGAAGTCGCAGTTTCGCCTGCCCTTCAAACCCAGCACACCCGTCATCATGATTGGACCGGGAACTGGCATAGCCCCCTTCATAGGCTTCATTCAGGAACGGGCTTGGCTGAAGCAGCAAG GCAAGGAGGTGGGCGAGACGGTGCTTTACTATGGCTGCCGCCATGAGCGTGAGGACTACCTGTACCGTGAGGAGCTGGCCCGCTTCCACCAGGAGGGAATCCTCACCCAGCTCAACGTCGCCTTCTCCAGGGACCAGGCTGAGAAG GTTTATGTTCAGCACTTACTGAAGAAGAACAAGGAAAGCATCTGGAAGCTGGTTAATGAGGGGAATGCTCATATCTACGTGTGCGG TGATGCTCGCAACATGGCCCGGGATGTGCAGAACACCTTCTACGAGATCGTGGCCGAGTTTGGGAACATGAGCCAGCCCCAGGCCATGGACTATGTAAAGAAACTGATGACGAAGGGCCGGTACTCTTTGGATGTCTGGAGCTAA